A window of Halogeometricum sp. S1BR25-6 genomic DNA:
CGTCTACGAGGACTTCAGCAACCTCGCGGAGAACGACGAGGTCGGACAGATGGACCTCGAAGAGCGCTACATCGGTCACCCGACCGAATCGCACCACGAACTCGCGTTCGTCTCCGACTACCAGGAGACGGAGATGGAGTTCGACCGCGAGGCGCGCGAGCGAATCGAGAGCTCCGAGGGCTTCTCGGAGGAACAGAGCGACCCCATAGAGAGCGACGACTGACGATGAGCGAGCAATCATCCCAGACGGTCGACCGGACGGAAACGGAAGCGGTCCAGCCGACGATGCGGCGGAGCCAACTGGCGACGCCCGGCAGCGACGAGACGATGGTGCAGAAAGCCCCCCAATCGGGTGCCGACGAGGCGTTCTTGGACCTCGAAGACGCCGTCGCGCCCGGCGAGAAGGTGGACGCCCGCGAGACGGTCATCGAAGGCCTACGGGACGGTGAGTGGACGGAGACGCGGGCGTGCTTCCGGATGAACGGCGTCGACACCGAGTGGTGGTACGACGACGTCATCCAGGTGGTCGGCGCCGCGGGCGAGTCCGTCGACACCATCATGGTGCCGATGTGCCACGACGCCTCGACGGTGCAGACGGTCGACAACCTCCTCACGCAGGTGGAGGCCAACGAGGGCCTACCCGAGGGGGAGATAGGCCTCCAGTGTCAGATCGAGTCCGCGTCGGGCATGACGAACGTCGCGGAGATAGCCCGCGCCTCGGACCGAATGGAGTCGCTCGTGTTCGGACCGGGCGACTACACCGCCAGCGTCGGCGCGGCGGGTCTGACCATCGGGTCCGGCGGCGACTACCCCGGCCACTACTGGCACTACCAACTGGCCCGCATCGCCCACGCCGCGAAGGCCGAGGGGTTGCAGGTTATCGACGGGCCGTACGCCGAAATCGAGGACCCCGAGGGGTTCCGCGAGTCGTGCCGAAACGCGAGCCTCCTCGGCTGTGACGGCAAGTGGGCCGTCCACCCGAGTCAGATCGAAATCGCGAACGAGACGTTCGCCCCCGACCGCGAGGAGGCCGAACGGGCCCGGCGCATCGTCGAGGCCTACGCCGAGGCGACGGCGCAGGGGAAGGGCGCCGTTTCCGTCGACGGGGAGATGGTCGACGAGGCGACGAACAAGATGGCGCGTCGACTCGTCGCCCGCGCGGAGGCCGCCGGGGTGCTCTGAGACGAGGTAGCTCGTATCACACCTGAAAAAATATTAAGTAGAACTACCCCGTCTGCCGAATCGAGTCCCGCGACCCGCGGGCAGAGGAACCGATGCTCCGTCACACCGCCACTCGTCGTCCGACTCCGACGGTAGCCGCGCGTGCGGCCGCCGTGGTCGGCGACGAGGGTAAGTGGAGCATCGGAATCGACGCGGAGTTCTCCGGCGACGGTTCCGAGAATTCCCCCCTCTGCGTCCGGTCCGCGCTCGGCGCGTAACGTCGCGCCGCGCGGGCGGGGTCCGGGAACCCGGCTTCGTCTCCGTGTGACTCACGCTCGACCGAGACGACGCCGGCCTCGCACCTTTCTCGCGCGGCCGACCACGCTCCGAGTGCCCACCGTCGCGTCCGCGACTCCGCCCTGACGCGACGCGACCGGACCGCTCCCGTGTCGGCACTCGACGCCTCGTCCCGACGGACGCGGCGGGAGGCGCGTTCGACTCGCGCCGGGAGTTTATGGCAATCAGTCATGCCGGTCCGGAGGCACAGCAAGCGAACGAAAAAGAACGCGTCGTCCGCACGTCGTTGACGGTTCTCGTCACGCGGAACGCGGACGGGAACTTAGAAGAGGGCGTCCGCGCCCGCCTCGCCGCCGTCGACTGCGTCGTCGGCGTGGACCGCGCCGACGTGAGCGGGTTACGACCCGCACTGAACGACGTGCGCGTGCAGGTCGACGTCACCCTGCGTGTCAGCGGTCCGCCCGACGAGGCGAGCGTCGCCACCGCCCTCGAATCGGGCTTCGGCGTCAAGGAGGTGCGGGAGGTGGAGGTGGCGTAGGTTCCGCCCCCGCTTCGGCCCTCCCCCACGCGCGCCGCGGCGAACGCTCAAGTCCGTCCGTCGCCACGTAGAGTCGTGAGTTCCGCAGACCCCTCCAACGCCGACGCCGCCCCGTTCGTCGTCCACGGACCGGTGACGGACGCCGCCGACCCCGAAGCCGAGGCCCTCGCGCGTCTCCGGCGGGTGAGCTACTACATGGACAGCGCGATAGAGATTCCGGGGACGAACCTGCGAATCGGGCTGGACCCGATTCTGGGACTGCTCCCCGTCGCGGGCGACTTGCCCGCCGCGGCCGTCTCAGCCTATATCGTCGCGGAGGCCGCGGCCCTCGGCGCGCCGCGGGAGACGGTGGCGCGGATGGTCGGCAACCTCGCTGTCGACGCCGTCGTCGGGTCGATTCCCCTCGTCGGCGATGTCTTCGACGCCGCGTGGAAGGCGAATCAGCGAAACGTCCGCCTGTTCGAGGCGCGGCGCGCCGACCCCTCGGGCGCCGAACGCGACGGGCGGGTGCTCGCCGTCGCCGGCGTCCTCCTGTTCTGCCTCGTCGTCGTCCTCGGCGCCGGCGTCGCCCTCGCCTCGTGGTGGCTCCTGTCGCAACTCGTCTGAAAGGGGAAGACAGAAACGCGGTCCACGTCATCGTCCGGTATGAGTATCTTGGAGGACGCGCGCGAGGTGGCCGCGCAGAGTCCCGTCTGCGACCCGTGTCTGGGCCGCGTCTTCGCGGACCGGAGTTTCGGGCTGACGAACGCCGAACGGGGCCGAAGCCTCCGCGTCGCCGCCGCCCTCGAAGACGACGAGGAACCCGAGGACGTCTCGCGGGAGGACTGCTGGGTGTGCGAGGGCGAGTGCGCCCGGTTCGACGAGTGGGCCGAACGCTGCGCCGACGCCGTCGAGGGTATCGAGTTCGACACGTACCAAGTCGGGACGCGCGCGCCGCCGCTTGTCGAGGAGAACGAGGTGCTCCTCCGCGAGGGCGCCGGACTCGCCGAGGACGCGGGCGAACTCTTCAAGTCGGAGTTCAACCGCGAGGTGGGCAAGCGGTTCGGCCGACTCACGGAGACGGAAGTCGAGTTCGGCCGCCCGGACGTGCAGTTCCTCCTCGACATCGACGCCGACGCCGTGGAAGTCGAACTCAACTCCACGTTCGTCTACGGGCGCTACCGCAAACTCGAACGGGACATCCCGCAGACCGAGTGGCCGTGTAACAAGTGTCACGGGACGGGCTACCTCGGGAAACAGCCCTGCGACAAGTGCGACGGGACGGGCTACATGTACCAAGAGAGCGTCGAGGGTCTGACCGCCCCCGTCGTGATGGACGTGATGGACGGCACGGACGCGAAGTTCCACGGCGCCGGCCGGGAGGACGTCGACGCCCTGATGCTCGGGACGGGCCGGCCGTTCGTCGTCGAAATCATGGAACCGCGCCGCCGTCACGTCGACGTCGAGCGTCTGGAGGGGGACATCAACGCCTTCGCGGAGGGGAAAGTCGAAGTCGAGGGCCTCCGCCTCGCCGCCTACGACATGGTCGAACGCGTGAAGGAGTTGAACGCCTCGAAGCGCTACCGCGCCGAGGTGGAGTTCGGCGACGACGTCTCCGAGGACGAACTCGCCGACGCCCTCGCCGAACTCGACGGGGCGACCATCGAACAGTACACGCCGAACCGCGTCGACCACCGACGGGCGGCGCTCACCCGGACCCGCGAGGTGTTCGAGGCGACGGGCGAATGGAAAGACGAGCGACACGCCACCGTCGAGGTGCACGGCGCCGGCGGCCTCTACATCAAGGAACTCGTCTCCGGCGACGAGGGACGCACGGAACCGAGTCTGGCGGGCCTCCTCGACGTCGACGCCGCCGTGACGGCGCTGGATGTGACGGGCGTCTACGGCGTCGACGAGAAGTTCGAGAACGAGTCGTTCTTCCGCGACGAACCGCGGTAACGGGGTCCCCTCCCCGATCCGTTGCCGGAGTGACCAACACAACGTTTAGGAACTTCCGGCCGCGCCTACGAGTGAGAGCAGATACCATGTGTCACCACTACGAGTCGAATCCGGAGTGGGAAGCGCTCGTCGAGAAGCAACTTCGCGCCGAGTTCGAGGAGGACGACGGACTGGAGGAATCACCGGACCGGGCCGACCCGCCCCTCGCCGACGACTGAGCGCCGCCCGCTCTCCGCTCTTTTCTCGACGCCGACCGCAACCGCTTAGTCGTCGCTGTCCGCCGGAGGAGGTATGACAGACGGGTCGCCCGTCCTCGTCGGCAGCGACGAGGCGGGGAAGGGGCCGGTGCTCGGACCGATGGTCGCCGCGGCGGTGCGCGCCGAGGCCGACGCACTCCCGGCGGATATAGACGACTCCAAGCGCCTCTCGCCGTCTCGCCGCGAGGAGATAGCGGCGACGCTCCGCGAGAGCGACGGCGTCGAAATAGGCGTCGTGTTCGTCGACCCCGAGCGCATCGACCGCCCGGACACCGACATGAACGCGCTGACCGTCGCCGCGCACGTCGAGGCCCTCGCCGGCGTCGCGCGCGAGGGCGACGAGGTGGTGACCGACGCGGGCGACGTGGACGCCTCGCGGTTCGGGAGACGCGTCCGGGCGGGCGTCGAAGAGGCCGGCGTCGCCGTCTCCGTCACGGCCGAACACCGCGCCGACGAGACGTACCCGCACGTCGGCGCGGCGAGCGTCGTCGCGAAAGTCGAACGCGACGCTCGGATGGCGGCGGTCGGCGAGGCGTTCGCGGCGTACGGTCCCGTCGGAAGCGGCTATCCGAGTGACTCGACGACCCGCGAGTTCCTCAAAACGTACGTCGAGGAGACGGGAGAGCTAC
This region includes:
- a CDS encoding HpcH/HpaI aldolase/citrate lyase family protein, yielding MSEQSSQTVDRTETEAVQPTMRRSQLATPGSDETMVQKAPQSGADEAFLDLEDAVAPGEKVDARETVIEGLRDGEWTETRACFRMNGVDTEWWYDDVIQVVGAAGESVDTIMVPMCHDASTVQTVDNLLTQVEANEGLPEGEIGLQCQIESASGMTNVAEIARASDRMESLVFGPGDYTASVGAAGLTIGSGGDYPGHYWHYQLARIAHAAKAEGLQVIDGPYAEIEDPEGFRESCRNASLLGCDGKWAVHPSQIEIANETFAPDREEAERARRIVEAYAEATAQGKGAVSVDGEMVDEATNKMARRLVARAEAAGVL
- a CDS encoding DUF4112 domain-containing protein, which produces MSSADPSNADAAPFVVHGPVTDAADPEAEALARLRRVSYYMDSAIEIPGTNLRIGLDPILGLLPVAGDLPAAAVSAYIVAEAAALGAPRETVARMVGNLAVDAVVGSIPLVGDVFDAAWKANQRNVRLFEARRADPSGAERDGRVLAVAGVLLFCLVVVLGAGVALASWWLLSQLV
- a CDS encoding tRNA pseudouridine(54/55) synthase Pus10, whose protein sequence is MSILEDAREVAAQSPVCDPCLGRVFADRSFGLTNAERGRSLRVAAALEDDEEPEDVSREDCWVCEGECARFDEWAERCADAVEGIEFDTYQVGTRAPPLVEENEVLLREGAGLAEDAGELFKSEFNREVGKRFGRLTETEVEFGRPDVQFLLDIDADAVEVELNSTFVYGRYRKLERDIPQTEWPCNKCHGTGYLGKQPCDKCDGTGYMYQESVEGLTAPVVMDVMDGTDAKFHGAGREDVDALMLGTGRPFVVEIMEPRRRHVDVERLEGDINAFAEGKVEVEGLRLAAYDMVERVKELNASKRYRAEVEFGDDVSEDELADALAELDGATIEQYTPNRVDHRRAALTRTREVFEATGEWKDERHATVEVHGAGGLYIKELVSGDEGRTEPSLAGLLDVDAAVTALDVTGVYGVDEKFENESFFRDEPR
- the rnhB gene encoding ribonuclease HII, with amino-acid sequence MTDGSPVLVGSDEAGKGPVLGPMVAAAVRAEADALPADIDDSKRLSPSRREEIAATLRESDGVEIGVVFVDPERIDRPDTDMNALTVAAHVEALAGVAREGDEVVTDAGDVDASRFGRRVRAGVEEAGVAVSVTAEHRADETYPHVGAASVVAKVERDARMAAVGEAFAAYGPVGSGYPSDSTTREFLKTYVEETGELPDCARASWSTCDDVLAAAAQSSLGEF